Genomic segment of Nodularia sp. LEGE 06071:
TAGCTGTTGATAGATTTTATAAGTCGCCGCCGCCACATCCATCAGGGTTTTGTAATCTGTGGGCAGACCTTCTGCTAAATCATGCAGATCCATCTTCATTTGACCAGCTTTACTATTGAGCCGCTTAATTTTGGTTTTGATTTCTTCAATACTTGTTTCGCTCAATTGCGCCATTTATTACTCCTGATGATTAAGTTGAGCAAAAAACAAACACTTTTGTGTCTAGTACCGCAAGGCGGAAGTCAAAAGTCAAAAGTCAAAAGTCAAAAAGCTTATAAAATGGGCTTTTCATGGATTTTGAATGGTCTGTTTATTTACGCCAACTTGTACTAGTGCCTAATGGTTGAAAACACAAAGACACTAAGACACAAAGTTAAATCAAGTTTTTAGGCAGTCTTAAAGGTTGCCGACTTCAGGAAATCTCTTGGCTAAGTCAACACCTTTTTTGACATAGTTTTCGCCTTCTTCTGCTAATTTTTCCATTGAGTCAAAACCAAAGCGATGAGCATCACGTAAGGTTTTTACAGTTAGCAAAAGACGACTAGAAAAAACCAGCGCCCAGCCGAATCCTTCATGGCTCAAGTCAATGACGACCTGAGAGATTAGACCTGTTTCTTGTTCAATAGCAGCGGCTACAGCCCGGAAAAATGCCATAATCCGCGCCTGAGTAATCGGGTCAACTTCACCCTCAATTGAAATTTCGCGTTTCTTTTGTTTGGTAATAACAAAGGGTTTGAGGATTAATTCATCTGACCAATTACGATAAACTCCGTAAGTATCTTGTCCCCGAATTTGTTGGACTAATGTCTTGAGAAAAGGGGAGTTCAAGACTACTGTATCGGTGCTTCCGTTCACATTATTGTTTGTACTCATACCGTTGCTTCAACTTGAGATTAGTCTACAAAGTTTGGAGTGGTTTGTCTTAAAGCTTTACGTAACCAAGGTGGAGGATTACCTTTGAGGGTTTTGACGAGTTTATCGAGGACTTCACTAATTTCCTCTTCCTCTGATTTAGCTTTGACTGGGGTAACGCCTTTCTTAATTAAGCGAGCTGCGGCACTACCACCAATTGCTGTCACATAAACGATGGTACAATCAACTAAAGCATCAAGTTTAGGATTGATTTTATCTTCGTTACCATCTTCTTTTAAGTCACCGTCAAATTTCAGGGTTTCGAGAAATTCATATCCCTCGTCGGAGATTTCGTAAACATCAATTTCTCTCGCCCATCCGAAGTGAGCATTAATATGAATCCGGTCACTTGTGGTAAAGGCTATTTTCATTCTCTTGTCCTGAATTAAGGATCGGATATTGGATATGAGAGGTCTTGAGTATTGAGGAAGAATCTGTATTGGTGAATCAGAGTACAAAATGCCAAAATCACCTTTCTTCTTCTTTGCGTCTTTGCGCCTACCCTGCGGGAACGCCTAACGGCGAATGCGCGAAACAAATTCTTATTCCTCAGATACCAATTCCCATAAATGTTTAACTCTCTCTTCTTCGGCTTCTAAAAATAGGTTCCCGATGCCAAATAAAAGCTCCATTGTGCCTCGATATCCAACTTTCGTGAAGTATCCATTACCCAAACGGTCGTATATGGGAATACCCAAACGATACATAGGAATCGAGAGACGTTTGGCGATCGCACCTACGTTAGAATTACCAATGAGTAAATCAGAACCAGCTGATAGTTGCTCAAAGTCATCTAAGTCGCCGATGGTGACGCTTTTAACCGGGAGTTTTTCCAATAGTGGCGATCGCGTCGTAGTCACCACTGCATGAATTTGAGTCCCCATCGATTGCAAAAAGTTCACCGTTGACCATAATAAATCAGGTTCCAACGCCAAAGACACTCGTTTTGCACCAAAATAAAAATGAGTATCAAGCATCGCATCTTGTAGCTGGCGACGTTGACGGCGGTATTTTTCGGGAACGCTATTACTACTCAGAATCGCCAATGCTTGCAGAAACTCATCCACAGCATCCAATCCAGTCAGTTCACCAAACACCTCGTAAGGTATGTTAAAGCGCTCCTCCAGGATTTTGGCGGCTTCTCGCATACTTTCGCCCAAAGCGATGGTAAAGGCGGAGCTACCTATGTCTCGTAGCTGTTTTATGGTTGTGCCACTAGCTGTAACCGAACTATAACCATCTTCTAAATGACCATCGAGGGAAGCACCAAGATCAGGGACAATAATTGGCACTAAGCCAAAAGCAGTCACCATTTCCTTGATTTCCTGCACATCCCCTGGTGTCAGAGAAGAACCCGCCAAAATCGTCACCTGTTCGGTTCTAATTCCACCAGCCTTGGGGATTTCCCTAACGATACTTTCCACAGCCGCAGCAAAACCATCTTGCAGCGCTCCCTTGAAATCTGGGGTAGG
This window contains:
- the nifN gene encoding nitrogenase iron-molybdenum cofactor biosynthesis protein NifN; its protein translation is MAIVNLPNKPLTVNPLKQSQALGASLAFLGLKGMIPLFHGSQGCTAFAKVVLVRHFREAIPLATTAMTEVSTILGGEENVEQAILTLVEKVQPEIIGLCSTGLTETRGDDLERFLKDIRDRHPELDHLPIVFAPTPDFKGALQDGFAAAVESIVREIPKAGGIRTEQVTILAGSSLTPGDVQEIKEMVTAFGLVPIIVPDLGASLDGHLEDGYSSVTASGTTIKQLRDIGSSAFTIALGESMREAAKILEERFNIPYEVFGELTGLDAVDEFLQALAILSSNSVPEKYRRQRRQLQDAMLDTHFYFGAKRVSLALEPDLLWSTVNFLQSMGTQIHAVVTTTRSPLLEKLPVKSVTIGDLDDFEQLSAGSDLLIGNSNVGAIAKRLSIPMYRLGIPIYDRLGNGYFTKVGYRGTMELLFGIGNLFLEAEEERVKHLWELVSEE
- a CDS encoding NifX-associated nitrogen fixation protein, translating into MSTNNNVNGSTDTVVLNSPFLKTLVQQIRGQDTYGVYRNWSDELILKPFVITKQKKREISIEGEVDPITQARIMAFFRAVAAAIEQETGLISQVVIDLSHEGFGWALVFSSRLLLTVKTLRDAHRFGFDSMEKLAEEGENYVKKGVDLAKRFPEVGNL
- a CDS encoding CCE_0567 family metalloprotein; translated protein: MAQLSETSIEEIKTKIKRLNSKAGQMKMDLHDLAEGLPTDYKTLMDVAAATYKIYQQLDELKQQLKTMENDQ
- the nifX gene encoding nitrogen fixation protein NifX; the protein is MKIAFTTSDRIHINAHFGWAREIDVYEISDEGYEFLETLKFDGDLKEDGNEDKINPKLDALVDCTIVYVTAIGGSAAARLIKKGVTPVKAKSEEEEISEVLDKLVKTLKGNPPPWLRKALRQTTPNFVD